A DNA window from Mytilus edulis chromosome 14, xbMytEdul2.2, whole genome shotgun sequence contains the following coding sequences:
- the LOC139503967 gene encoding uncharacterized protein, which produces MSDNALTFKAASNEISRLCNSRKVKENIQNYGIEWKFIPNRAPWFGGMCERMIGLTKTSLKKVLGRSYVNDETLRTVLTEIEATLNDRPVTYISTDIRDPEPLTPSHLIHERRITTLPYVSSNSAIDNLNVCELTHTNLNNQAIRQRQLIENFWTRWKGEYLTSLRE; this is translated from the coding sequence ATGTCAGATAATGCGCTAACATTTAAAGCTGCTTCAAACGAAATTTCACGACTTTGCAATTCTAGAAAGGttaaagaaaatattcagaaTTATGGCATTGAATGGAAATTCATCCCAAATAGAGCTCCATGGTTCGGGGGCATGTGTGAAAGAATGATTGGCTTAACAAAAACATCACTTAAGAAAGTATTAGGACGTTCATATGTCAACGATGAGACTCTAAGGACTGTATTAACAGAGATCGAAGCCACACTCAACGATCGACCAGTGACGTATATTTCAACAGATATCAGAGATCCGGAGCCGCTTACACCATCCCATCTTATACATGAACGAAGAATAACAACTTTACCTTATGTATCCTCAAATAGTGCGATTGACAATCTAAATGTTTGTGAATTAACACACACAAACTTGAACAATCAAGCGATACGACAGAGACAATTGATTGAGAACTTCTGGACAAGATGGAAAGGAGAATATCTTACTTCATTGCGAGAATAA